The bacterium nucleotide sequence GCCGAAGGCGTCGCGGTTGTGGATGACAATTGGCAGTTTCAGCGACTTGGCCACCGCGATCTGCTCGACAAACGCGCGCATCTGGTCCTCGCGCGGCGAATGATTGCGAAAGTAATCGAGGCCAATTTCGCCGATGGCGACCACCTTCGGGTGACGCGCCAGTTCCTGCAGACGCGCCGCCGAGCGGTCGCCCTGCCAGGTGCGCGCATCATGCGGATGGACGCCCAGCACCGCGTACATGCGCGGATAGGTGTCCGCCAGCCTCAGCACCCGCTCACAGGAGTCAAAGTCCGTGGCGATATTGATGATCGTGTGCACGCCGGCCTCGTGCGCACGGCGCACAACCTCATCGCGATCGGCATCGAAGGCCTTGAAATCCAGATGGGCGTGGGTGTCAATCATGGAGGGTCGATTGGTGGTCTGGAGCGCGCCGCGGACCTGCCTCACGTCCGTGGAGCTCAATTCCGGGGGCGGGTTCTGAGACCCGCCTCCTCACCCATTATACACGAGCAAGGAGCAGGCTCGGCACAGCCTCGCCCTCCCGTTCGTCATGATGCGGAGGCAACTATCCAATCGAACTGCCCGACGCGATCGGACCGTCGGTGGTCAGGAGACGGAGTGTGCCGCCGTCGGAGGCCGCCAGGAGCATCCCCTGCGATTCGATGCCACGGATCTTGGTCGGCTGGAGATTGGCGACAATGATAATTGTCCGGCCCACCAGGTCCTCCGGTTTGTAGTGCAACGCGATGCCCGCCACGATCTGCCGCCGCTGGTCGCCGAGCGCCAGCTGCAACTTGAGCAGTTTGTCCGCCCCTTCCACCTTCTCTGCGGCGATGATCTCGGCAGTGCGCAATTGCGTCTGCCGGAACTGGTCGATGGTGATGACATTCTCAGCAACAGTGGCATTATCGGTCACGGGTTTCTTCTCCGTTTTGGCGTCCACCTTCTCAAGACGCGGGAATATCGGGGCATCGAGATGGAACGGGCCCGGGCACAACGTCCGAGCCGGAGTGTTGAATTTCTCTGATCTGAGGCCGGACATCGTCAGCTCACGGTCCGGATCAGTGAATCCCAACGCACGGAGGATCTGCAACGATTTGCCCGGAATGATTGGATTCAGCATGATCGCGGCGCGGCGTATCGCCTCCGCCGAGCGAGTCAGCACCGTTTTCAGTCGCTCGGTATCGCCGGCTTTGGCCAATGCCCACGGCTTGGTTACATCGAAGTATCGATTCGCCTCATGAACGATCCGCTTGGCGGCAGCAATGCCTCGGTTCGGATCGACTTCAATCGATCCATCGGCGGGATCGTCGAGCAGACAATCAAGAAACTCGGTGATCGCCGCATCGATCTGGGTCTCCAGGAACGCATCGGCCTGATCCTCACGGCCAATCCCCGGCGCCTTTCCCCCGAAGTGCTTCTCGATCATTGCGACCGTTCGCGACACCAAGTTTCCCAAGTCATTCGCCAGGTCGGCGTTGAACTGCTGGGTGAACAAGTCCGCCTTGAGATCCCCATCCTGTCCGAACTGGAATTGCGTGAGCAACAGGTACCGCGCCCCGTCGGGGCCGAACTGATCCACCATCGCGTGCGGATCGAGCGTGTTGCGCAGGGTCTTGCTCATCTTCTGGCCGTTGACGGTAAAGTAGCCGTGGATAAACAGCGTCTCCGGCGGCTTCTCGCCGATCGCCAGAAGCATCGCCGGCCAGTAGACGGCGTGGAACTTGAGGATGTCCTTGGCCATCAGATGCAGGACATGAGCACCCTTCCACCAGTGGGCGAATTCCTTCTCGTTGTCGCCATACCCGATGGCGGTGATGTAATTGGGCAGCGCGTCGACCCAGACATAGGCGTTCTGCGCCGGGTCCCACGGGATCGGGATGCCCCAATCGACCTTTTCGCGCGAGATCGAAAAATCCTCAAGCACATCCTGTTTGAGCAGGCCCAGGACCTCATTTTTGCGCTCGGCGGGGAGGATGCGCACCTGGTCGGACTCGATCAGGCGCCGCACGTCATCCAGATAGGCGGTCAACCGAAAGAAGTAGTTTCTCTCCTTCAATTCCTGCGGCTTGGTGAGGTGGATCGGGCAGAGCCCATCGACCAGTTCCTTTTCGGTGATGAACTTCTCGCACCCGAGGCAGTAGAGCCCGGCGTACTCGCCCTCATAGACAACCGGCCGGCCATCCTTTGAGACGGTGCGGAGCTTCTCGAGCATCTTGCCCACACCCCGCTCGTGGCGGGCGTCGGTGGTGCGAATAAAGCTGTCGTAGCGGATGTCGAGCCGTCTCCACGCTTCCCGAAACAACGCGGCGTGCTTGTCGCACCACTCCCGCGGTGTCATGCCCGCCGCGCGCGCCGCCTCGGCAACCTTGGCGCCATGTTCGTCGGTGCCGGTGAGGAAGTATGCCTCGCGTCCCAGCAAGCGGTACGCGCGCGCCAGATAGTCGGCGACAATCGTCGTGTACGCATGCCCGACATGCGGCCGGTCGTTCACGTAGTAGATCGGGGTCGTGATGTAGATGGGACGAAGTTCACTTTCCATGCGCTTTAAGATACCACTTTTCCGGCGCCAGCAACACGGCCCGACTCGTTCTCTTCGCTCAGGGAAGGCAGTCGCCGTCGCCTCCCGAAATCACCCTTGTGGGAGGGCGAGGATCCCGCCGAGCCGTCTGCGATCGGGGCAATTCGCCCCTATTCATACCACGAAGTCTTCTTGCGTTCCTTGCGCTGGATCTCTTCGAGCGGAACTTTGGTCGTACGGCCGTCCGGCAGTCGCACCGTGACCTGCTCGCGCAGGATGTGGATCGACTCGATCGTCCCCTGCCCGTCCTCGGTCTCCCATGGCATCCCGATGTTGGGGAACAGACGGGTGGCTTCCTTGTAGTAGCCGCTTTCGTAACGCAGACAGCAGAGCAGGCGTCCGCAGTTGCCGGAGATCTTGGCCGGATTGAGCGACAGACTCTGGTCGCGGGCCATCTGCGTCGTGATCGGCTCGAATTCCTTGAGGAAGAGCGTGCAGCATTGCTCGTAGCCGCAGATGCCGACCCCGCCGGTGCGACGTGCCTCGTCGCGCGCGCCGATCTGACGCAGTTCGATGCGGGTCTTGAACACTCCGGCCAGGTCCTTGACCAGCGCGCGAAAGTCGACCCGCTTGTCGGCGGTGAAATAGAAGGTCATCTTGTTGCGGTCAAACTGCCACTCGGCGTCGACCACCTTCATCTCCAGCCGGCGCTCCTCGACCATACGACGGCAGGTCTGGCGCGCCTCCCATTCGCTGGCGCGATTGTCGGCGTTGTGGGCGATATCGGCGGCCGTGGCCGCGCGGATGATGGGCAGCGGCTTGACCTTAAGGTCCTTGGCACGCTCGGGCGAGAACTTGAGGATCGCCTTGCCGAAATCCTCGCCGCGTTCGACCTGGACGATCACCGCGTCGCCGATGGCAATCGGCAGATTATACGGATCGCGGTAATACTCCTTGCGCGCCCCCTTGAACTCAACGAGGTAAACCGGCGCCGGCCCGGATGGAACCGGTGCCGTCGGTTCGACAGAGGGCTCCGGCGATTCCGAGTCGGACGATTCCGGATCGGGCTCAATCGGTGTATCTTTATGTAATTCTTCGTCTTCCACCAATGGCTCCAATCCGGCCGCGCTCGCTTGTAGCTACAACCTGCATGTGAATAACCTGCCCGAAACTGGTCAAGTCAAGGGGTGGATCGGTCTCGAAAGTCTGAGTCGTCTGCGCATCGCCAGAAACGTTCCCGCGACCGCCAGTCGATCGATCACGTTCACGTATAGTGAAGCGCGTCCGGTCTGCAGGATCCGCCAGCACGCCCAGGCGGATTCCAGATCGGCGAGCGGCGCGCCGGAGGGTTGGCCTCCCGCGGCCACCGCGCGGCAATCGCGCCAGAGACACCACGCCCAGACATCGTACGCCTGCATCATGAGATCGAAACCCGCGCCTTTCTTGCTCTGACGGAATGTCGGATCGATCTGCGCCAGCAGTTGGTGCGGAGGGAACCGGAAGGCGCCATCCCAGAACTCGATCATCAGCCGCCGCCACTTCTGGTTGTCCTCGTCGGCCAGACGCAGCGCATTCCCCCAGCCGCCGCCGGAGAGACGGCTGATGATCTCCGCGTCAGCGGGCTCAACGCCATGCTCCGCCGTCAGACGCTCGGCAATGACTTCGGGAGCCACGGGAACAAAACGCACCGTCTGGCACCGGGAATGGATCGTCGGCAAAAGCCGCTCGGGAGCGGCGCTGGTCAAAATGAAATGCGCCCCGGGCGGAGGTTCTTCGATGGTCTTAAGCAGGACCGACTGGCAGTCATCGTTGGCGGTCTGCTCCGCCGAGTGAATAATGACGACCTTGGCGCCGCCTTCCACCGCGGTCTTGTTCAATTCCCCGATCAGTTCGCGAATGTCTGCCAGCTTGAGCGTCGGCTTCCTCTCAGACTTGACCACACCGAACGGATCTGCGCGCTTCGCCTCCATAAACTTTTCGATGAATTCAGCCGCGGCGCTCGA carries:
- the metG gene encoding methionine--tRNA ligase — encoded protein: MESELRPIYITTPIYYVNDRPHVGHAYTTIVADYLARAYRLLGREAYFLTGTDEHGAKVAEAARAAGMTPREWCDKHAALFREAWRRLDIRYDSFIRTTDARHERGVGKMLEKLRTVSKDGRPVVYEGEYAGLYCLGCEKFITEKELVDGLCPIHLTKPQELKERNYFFRLTAYLDDVRRLIESDQVRILPAERKNEVLGLLKQDVLEDFSISREKVDWGIPIPWDPAQNAYVWVDALPNYITAIGYGDNEKEFAHWWKGAHVLHLMAKDILKFHAVYWPAMLLAIGEKPPETLFIHGYFTVNGQKMSKTLRNTLDPHAMVDQFGPDGARYLLLTQFQFGQDGDLKADLFTQQFNADLANDLGNLVSRTVAMIEKHFGGKAPGIGREDQADAFLETQIDAAITEFLDCLLDDPADGSIEVDPNRGIAAAKRIVHEANRYFDVTKPWALAKAGDTERLKTVLTRSAEAIRRAAIMLNPIIPGKSLQILRALGFTDPDRELTMSGLRSEKFNTPARTLCPGPFHLDAPIFPRLEKVDAKTEKKPVTDNATVAENVITIDQFRQTQLRTAEIIAAEKVEGADKLLKLQLALGDQRRQIVAGIALHYKPEDLVGRTIIIVANLQPTKIRGIESQGMLLAASDGGTLRLLTTDGPIASGSSIG
- a CDS encoding TatD family hydrolase is translated as MIDTHAHLDFKAFDADRDEVVRRAHEAGVHTIINIATDFDSCERVLRLADTYPRMYAVLGVHPHDARTWQGDRSAARLQELARHPKVVAIGEIGLDYFRNHSPREDQMRAFVEQIAVAKSLKLPIVIHNRDAFGDIFDLIVREDAYLVGGVFHCFSGTVAEAQRTIEMGFHISVNGILTYKNATMAEVGRAARLDRILLETDCPFLTPHPHRGKRNDPSHIPLVAAKLSELRGMSREQMSRITDENAQRLFQLPPAPRITHGQV
- a CDS encoding DNA polymerase III subunit delta' is translated as MTSFWHQSAAERTLRQAVSAGRLSRSLLFAGPEGVGKWAAALWVARALLCRASNDGEPCGSCRDCARVTGLAHPDLHILLPVPGKPREKDSESDESDRVKSSAAAEFIEKFMEAKRADPFGVVKSERKPTLKLADIRELIGELNKTAVEGGAKVVIIHSAEQTANDDCQSVLLKTIEEPPPGAHFILTSAAPERLLPTIHSRCQTVRFVPVAPEVIAERLTAEHGVEPADAEIISRLSGGGWGNALRLADEDNQKWRRLMIEFWDGAFRFPPHQLLAQIDPTFRQSKKGAGFDLMMQAYDVWAWCLWRDCRAVAAGGQPSGAPLADLESAWACWRILQTGRASLYVNVIDRLAVAGTFLAMRRRLRLSRPIHPLT
- a CDS encoding stage 0 sporulation family protein, which translates into the protein MEDEELHKDTPIEPDPESSDSESPEPSVEPTAPVPSGPAPVYLVEFKGARKEYYRDPYNLPIAIGDAVIVQVERGEDFGKAILKFSPERAKDLKVKPLPIIRAATAADIAHNADNRASEWEARQTCRRMVEERRLEMKVVDAEWQFDRNKMTFYFTADKRVDFRALVKDLAGVFKTRIELRQIGARDEARRTGGVGICGYEQCCTLFLKEFEPITTQMARDQSLSLNPAKISGNCGRLLCCLRYESGYYKEATRLFPNIGMPWETEDGQGTIESIHILREQVTVRLPDGRTTKVPLEEIQRKERKKTSWYE